TGAACGTGCTCATCATGCCAAGGATCCTGCACCCATAACCACGGACGATTTCCTCTACTTCGGCGACTGATCCGGGACGGTTGACGAGTTTAAGTGCCACCTGAAGACCTTTTTCGCGCAGTCCGCTCAACGAAATCAGCACTCTCAGGATGTCCTGCCTTTCAATAATACCCTTGAGCCTTCCTTCACCATCTACAACGGACACTCCGCCGATTGCCTTGTCCAGTAGGATATCAGCCGCTTCCTCTATCGTGCGATCTTCCAGCACCTTTTCCGGGTTATGGTCCATCCGCGCACTCACTTTAATTTCAGGAATCACGCTGAGCATATCATGAATTTTAAGGGAAGGGGCCTCGGAAACAATCGCCTGTTTGAGGTCGTTAACAGAAATGGTTCCAACCAGATTATGCCCATTGACCACAGGCAGCCAATTGCTGCCGTTTACCTTCATCCGTTTTGCGGCTTCGAGAAGCGTAGCGTCATGAGCAATCGATATGGGTTTGCGCATCCAATTTCTTACGATCATTTTGAGGCCCCCTCTTTTAGGTTTTCTTGTGTGTCCCTTTTCCTCAGCAGCCAGTACGTGACGCCCAATGAGAGAATTACAGCCCCTGATGCGTAGATGTAATTCGGACTCAGTTCCTTATAGTCAAAGACAATCACCTTACGGGCAATCGCCATAAGTGCCGTCGCTACGACCAGCCTTACATGAATCACGTCTTCCCTGAGATAGAGGGTGATGTTCAAGAATATCTCTATTGCGATCAATACAACCAAAATGGCGCCAAATAAATGTAAGATATCAGGCACTTTCAATACAAGAAACGGAGGATCTCTCAGCCTCTTGACAAAAACCCATACCACGTCAAATATGGCCCACAAGATGATAAGCAACATCAGTAAGGCCAAAACTTTTACACCCCAACGGATCACATTGTTGAGCAATCGAATATAGGGATCCTTGTCGTATTCAGACAAGCTGGAGTATTCTTCATCTTTCATGCCTGGTACTCCTTTGCGTCACTTAAGGATGCAACCTTCAGGATGGTTGCCCCCCACTCAACCACCCCTGAATTGTCGCTCGCTGAATGATTTCCGTATTTCAGTTGACGATCCATAAAGTCAAACCTTTGGCCTGGTACGCCACCTTGTTCGTCACGCGTCCAATGAAAAATTCTTCCACCTTCGATAAGCCTCTACGCCCCATTGCGATGGTGCCGTAGTTTCCGGATCTCGCTTCTCGAACGAGAGCGCCGGACCGGCTTTCCTCTCCGAATAAAATTTCCGTCTCTACGTTTTCTATTGGAAATCCATATTCAGCGAAGACCGCTTTTGCCGCCTCGAATTGCTGTTCCATCTCCTTTTGTACAACTTTCTCCAGGGCTTCTTCGTTACTTCTGACCACGTGCAGCAATTTCACGTGAAATTGGCTTTCCCGAAGTGCGATGGCGACAAAACGAACAACCCGCATCGCATTTTCAGAGCCGTCAAATCCCACGATGGTCTTCCCGGGGGCGGCCTCCTTCCCTACCAGCATCAAGGGTGTGCTATGAAGTTTTTCCATGAGTTTCATGGAAACGCTCCCAAGCACCGTTTCCTTCAACTGGCCCATCCCCCTGCGACCCACGGCAACAGCGTCATACCCCCTCGTAGATACATTAAGAATGTCCCGGGCGATTCCCTTTTCTCTTTTTTTGATTTTTAACGTCACCGCCTTTTCTGAAAACCCCTTGTCAACCAGGAGTTGTTTGGCAGTATTCATTTGCTTTTCAAGTTCGCGCTTTTGTTGTATTTCCCATGCAACGATTTCGCCGAGTCTGGACCGATATTGCTGCTCCCAACCCAATTCCCGATATGCCTGAGGCACTTCATCGAAGACGTTCAGAAGCACGAGTTCACATCTTTTGAATGACGGGATGTTGCCGAGATATTTGACAACTGCCATCGCGCGATCCGACCCATCCAGCCCGACCAGGATTTTGCCAAGTTGCTTCTTCGTCATATCGCTTTCTCCTTTCATGTTTCTTAAATGCTCCGATGCTACTGCGAGCAACCGATCCCTGCTTGTTGAAAGGATTTCCTGCGGCCGTTTGCCGGCCATTTTCCCCTAAAAAATGGTTAATCTAAATGATTATGCCAGAACTCTTGTTGCATTTCTTATAAGCATCCTATAACATTATTTATCGATTGTTATCAATAAAATATCATTTCATTCATAATAGTTATAGAGATCTGCCGAGGAATACAATCGATTTTGGTGACCATGAGGCCAAAAAACGGCAGCTCTGATTCTTCAGTCCCTAATCAAGAGCCCGGAACCTTTGGAAACGTCTATTTCCATCTCCATGCCCGGCATTGTCGTGCACCCGGTTTCGGGGGCACCCAACTGATCGGGTACAGGCCATCTCTACCTGTTTCAGTAATGATAAGGTGGAAGCCGTCTACAAAGACGACTTCCTGACCATTAAACTCAAAAAGACGGCCAAGAGCACGGCGAAGAAGATTGAAATCAAGACGTGATTGAGTTGCACCCAAAGGTATGGGGGGTCGAGCAGAGAAAGTCATATGATTTTCTCTGCTCATTTTTTCCGCGCATGCAACTCAAAAGCCAGCGTCGTTGAAGGCTGAGGAACTTTAAATGCATATCAACGCCTATCGCATGAAGAGACCAGAGATCATTTCCGCCGTTCGGTAGGCAGAGAGAACAGGGCGTGTTCTGAATGCGTGCGCGGAATGCCTGCAACATCGGGGTAAAAACAGGGCAATGTTCAGACTCCTTTGGAAATGGCTGAATGTCTACGAAGATGAGGCGGCGCTTTTTCTTTGGGCGGCCTTCCTCCTCTTCATCATCCACGTGGGGAATATTCTTTTCACCAACACCGCGGAGACGGCCTTTCTCAAACGCTACGGAGTTCAGTATCTCCCTGTCATGTACATGATCAATGCGGCGGTCACCTTTTTTGTCATGGGGATGCTCACCGGCGCCATGGCCCGTATGCCGGACAGCCGGCTCCTGTCGTATATGCTGGTGGGGAGCGGGGGACTGGTGGGGGCACTCAGGTTTACGATCCCCCTGGGCCACGACATCATCTATCCGGTTCTGTTCCTCTTGAAGTCCCAGCTTGAGGTCCTCCTGGCCGTGGTCTTCTGGAACATGGCCAATGATCTCTTGACCACCCGTCAATCCAAGCGGCTCTTTCCGCTCTTGACCGCAGGAGGGGTGATCGGCGCCATCTTGGGAAGCTTTGCCACGTCGCCCCTGGCCCGACTTGTTCGCATGGACAACCTGCTCCTGGCCTATTTGGCCATCTCCTTGATAGGAGCGGCCGTGGCCCGTCTCATGGGACACCTCTATCCCACGTTGCTGGTGCAGGACCCGGCGGCCGTGAAAAACGGAAAGGCGGCCAGCCGCAGCAACATGATTCAAGAGTTCAAGAAGATCCTCCCCTTGGTGAAAGAATCCACCCTGGTTCGGGTCCTCATCGCCCTGTCCCTCATGGCCAACATCGTGATTACCATCATCAATTACCAGTTCAATTTCGCCGTGAATGCAAGCTTCGCCACCGAAGTCGGAATGATCCACTTCTTTGCGGTATTCAGGGGGTTCCTCAACATCATCAGCCTGGTGCTCCTTCTTTTTGTTGGGAGGCTCTATGGCAGATGGGGCCTTCCCGTTGCCCTCATGATCCACCCCTTCAACTACGTCATCGCCTTTCTGGCCCTCCTCTTCCGATTTGACATCTATTCGGCCATGTATGCCCGGATATCCACCAATGTCCTTCGGACTACCATCAACGCCCCGGCCATGGCCGTGTTGATGGGGCTGTTTCACTCCTCCCAACGGGCCGTGGTCAGGCCCTTCCTTCGCGGAACCGTGGTCCGGATCGGTACCCTGGTGGGATCCGGGCTGATTTTGCTCCTGGGGGGCGTGTTTCATCCCAGGTATCTTTCCATCATTGCGCTTTTCTGTATGGGGATATGGCTGGCCTATGACGTCATCCTTAAACAGCAGTATCCCAACATCCTTCTGAACCTCATCTCCCGGAAACTACTCGACCTGAAGTCCCTGGAGCAAAAGGAAATCGTTCAGGTCTTCAAAGACAAAAGAATGCAGGCACGGTTGCGCGACCTGTTTCTATCCTCCCGGGGAAAAGACGCCCTGTGGTACGGCGCGCTCCTGAGAAACCAGGATATACCTGATGTTGACAATGTCCTCCTGACCGTGCTGAAGCGGGAGGACGACCAGATCCGGATTGGTCTCTTGGACCTCCTGTCGGATCGGGCAGGGAGCGCGGCCATCCCCATCTTCAGGGAACTGGCAGATCCCGGCAGGCCCTATCTGATGGTGGCCATGGCAAAGGCGGCCCGCCGGTTCCCCCCTCAAGTCAGCCGGGACTTCTACAACGAGCTCTTCAACACCGTTCAAGAGCCGGAAGCAAGGGGCTATGCCCTGGCCGGCCTCTATGACGAGGCCCCCAACCGGTACCAAGAGATCATTCGATCGTTTCTTTATTCGAACATGCCCGAGGAAAGGTGGGCCGGCGTGATCGCGGCCGGTGAGTCCGGGAATGAAGCGTTTGCAGATACCCTTCGGGAGAGGCTCGGTGCAGAAGCGGATCAGAGGACCCTCTGCGCCCTCTTTCGGGCGCTTCGCCAGTTGAAAAACGCCCGGCTCAACAGCATCGTATCTCCCTATCTCTCCCATTCATCGGAGACGATCCGGATGGGGGCACTCGAGGCCTTCGAGATCCAGGGTGACGAGGACCTTCGCAGGGTTATCGGCCTTATGGGAGACCCTGTCCCGGAAATCGGCGCAAGGGCCATGGAAATGATCCAAGCCAGCGCCTATCAAAACCCCGCGGTCCTGGTGAAATCCCTCAATATCCCCAGCCGTAAGGTGAGAGAGGGGCTTTTCCGCGTCCTTGAAACGCTCGATATCAAGGCCCTTGATGTCTACCGGTTCGCCCGGACACAGCTCAAAAAGGCCTATTCCTGCCTCCTCGAAAAAGAGGCCCTGAAGGCGCTTCTTGAGAGCCCGGAGCGGGACCTGCTCATGGATCACTTGATCCAGGAGGGAAAGACCAGAATCGAAAACGTCCTTCGCGTCCTTTCCATTCAGGACACCTCGGGCCGAATCCGGGTCATATGGAGAGGCCTTTCTTCCTCTGACGCGCGGCAGCGATCCAATGGCATCGAGGCCTTGACCCATGTGGCGGACAGGGCCCTCACGACGATCCTGATACCGGTCGTGGAGGACCTGCGGCTGGCAGAAAAACTGAAAGCCGGTAGAAAGACCTTCGCGTTCCCGGAATTCAGAGAAAAGCCATCCTTGATGGCCCATCTCATGGCAAAAGGCGACTGGGTGACCAGTCAGTTGGCCCTGTCTTTGGCGGCAAAAAGGGTGTGAAGGGATGGATCCAAAAGCCCTTACAGCCCTTGCGGCCTCTGAAAATCCGTGGGTCAGCAAGAGCGCGCTCAGGTGTCTGCATGCCTCAAATCCTGAAAGAGGCGTCAAGCCAACCGACCAACCGATGAAATCGATCCGGGTCTACGGATGCTCCATCTCAAAAAAGTCGGCATCTTCCAGGGACTCTCTGTGGGTGAACTTGCCGCTATCGGGATCATGTGCAAGGTGGTATCATACGGAGCAGAGGAGGTCGTGATCCGTGAGGGCGAACCAGGGGATACCCTGTATCTCATTTTTGAGGGAGACGTCTCTGTGATCAAGGGGGAAGGTCTGGAAAAGTGCAGCGAGATTGCTGTCATGACCGCCGGGGACTACTTTGGGGAGATGGCGTTAATCGATGACGCGCCCCGGTCGGCAACTGTAAAAACCAAAACCAAGGCCCGTTTCATGATCCTGACCAAGCGCGACTTTGGCCGCATCGCACGCGAACACCCCCCCCATCGGCCTCAACATCTGCAAGGCGCTGAGCCGAAGGATACGAGACCTGCACGGAAAGCTTGGGCAACCGGAAAAAGTGTCCGGCGAAGGTCAGGAGACCAAGTGCCCGCTCGATAATCCGTCTTGACAACCGGAGAACCCCTGATATACCATTCCCGGTCAATGACCCTGACGATCCAAAACCCAAATCATTCCGCACAGGGAGCCCCCGGTAACAGCACAAACAGACATGGCTTCACGGGCGGGCTCGGAATCTAATCGTGATGTTATTCCAGGTCACCCTTTTCAGGGGAGCTCGCTCAAAAGACCCGCCCTTGGTTCAAACTTAAGGAGAAGGGATTATGTGGAACACCGTGAGCAAAGGCGCGTCAGCGGTGGAACCGGCAGTCAAGCAGTACCTCCCCCCCTGCCAGGAGCAATGTCCCATCAACGAAGACATCCAGCGGACCAACGTCCTGATTTCCCTCCTCCCCAAGGACCCTGCGAAGGCTGCTCCGGGCATTCTCCAGATCGGAGACTATCTCTACGAAAAGAACCCCTTCTTTGCGGTTTGCGGCTATGTCTGCGGCCTCTGTGAACTGGAATGCAACTACCACGCCAAGGGCGGCGCCATCAAGAGAAGGCTTCTCAAACGCTTCATCTCCGACACGTATATACCTTATCTCGAGACGCGGGACGAATGGAGCCTGATCAAGCACAAGGAGAATGTGGCTATCGTGGGCGGAGGCCCGGCAGGGCTCATGGCCGGCTATGAGCTCAGCAGGCGCGGATACCGCGTGACCATCTTCGAGGCATCGGATCGCCTTGGGGGGGCCCTCTGGCTCATCCCCCGCTACAGGCTGCCGGAACGGGTGCTGATGTCCACGCTGGAGGGCCTGGTACGGATGGTCGGCATGGACGTCAAATACAACACGCGGATCGGTCAGGGGAAGTGGACCCTGGACAGGCTGCAAAACGAGGGATTCAAGGCCGTCTTCATTGCGCAGGGGACTCCCACCCCCCGGACCCTGACCTTTGGGGGGGAACAGGTGGAAGGCCAAGACCTTTCGGGCGTCATGTACGGCCATACCTTTCTGTATGAGGTCAGTCACGGCAACATCCGCCCCGATTATTTCAAGGGCAAAAAGATCCTGGTGATCGGTGGCGGAAACGTGGCCTTTGACGTGGCAAGAACGGCCCGAAGACTGGGTGGGGAGACCACGGTTGTGGCCCTCGAATGCGAGGACAAGACCTCCCACAACGGCATCCCTGCGGACGTGGAGGAGATCCGAGGGGCCTGGGAGGAGGGGATCCGGATTGTCTATTCGAGAGGCGTTCAGCGAATCATCGGCGAGGGAGAGCGCATGAAGCGGATCGAATGCCCTAAGTGTCTTCGGGTCTACGACGAAAAGGGCTTCGACCCAAAGTTCGATCCGGAGGACACGATGGTCTTGGATGGGGATGTCCTCATCGTCACGGTGGGTCAGGGCCCGGATTGGACGGCCCTTCAGCGCGAAGGCCTCGTGGACGAACACGGAAGGCTGGCCGTGGACCCCTTGACCCTACAGAGCCGGAACAAGGACTGGGTCTTTGTGGGAGGCGACCTCCTCAAGATCGGATTCATGGTGGAGGCCATGCAGGATGGACTGACGGCCGCTGAATCCATCGAACGTCATCTTCAGGATCGTGATATGACCGAGGGAAGAAAGCGCCTTTTCGAGGTCCAGGACATCCCCCTGAGGCGGCATTACTTGTCCGAGCCCGAGGTCGTCTGGATTCCCCCTGAAAAACGGATGCACTTCCAGCTATTCGAGCGGGGGTTCACCCTGAAGGAGGCCATCGAGGAGGCCCATCGCTGTCTTGCCTGCGGTCCCTGCATTGCCTGCAAGGCCTGCGTGTCCATCGGGCTCAGGGAGTTCCTTAACCCGGTGGAGGTCCTGACGGATCGTTGCTGCGGGTGCGGCATCTGCGTGTCGGCCTGTTTCTACAGCGCCATCCAGCTCAAGGACGTGGAGATGGGACGCATCTCCATTACAGACCCTTTCAAGTGCAAGTCCTGCGGGATGTGTGTGTCGGCCTGTCCTTCGGATGCCAGGGAACTTAAAGACGATCCCCTGGAGGGGATGCTGCAAACAACCTACGGCCGGCTATCGTGACCAGCGCAAGGAGCGACCCGATGGGCTACGACCCGAAACTCGTATGTTTTTCGTGCAAGTTCGGCTGGGGGTATCTCATGGATCTGAATGCCCTGAGAGAGGAGGCGGCCTTCCTCACTCCTGTGGAGTGCAGCGGGAGGCTGGATGCACTTCACCTGCTCAAGGCGTTCAAGGAGGGGGCGGACGGAATCCTGATCCTTGCCTGCGAGGAAGGGCATTGCCACTTCCAGGAAGGAAACTTCCGAACCCTCAAGATGCTGTATCTCTTGAGAGATGTTCTCCAGGCACACGGCATCGAAAAAGAAAGGGTGAGAATTGAGTTTTCCCTGGATCCGGAAGGCCGAAAGATCCGGGAGCGCATCGCCCGAATGAAGGAATCTCTCTCAGCGCTGGGTCCCGTGAACAGGACCTTGCTGTAGGGGCAGGAGGTCGGAATGGGAGAAAAACCAAAGGTTGCCATCTGCTGGCTCGGGGCCTGCGGAGGCTGCGATGAGGCCATTGTCGATCTGAACGAGGGCCTGCTGGATGTGGCCGAGGCCGTTTCCATTGAACTCTGGCCCGTGGCCATGGACTTCAAGTATGATCATCTGGCGGCCTTCGGGAAAGACGACATCGCGGTGGGACTTGTGAGCGGCCATGTGAGGAACTCCGAACATGAGGAGGTGGCGCATCTCTTGAGGGACCGATGCAGAATCGTCATTGCGCTTGGAACCTGCGCCTGCTTCGGGGGAACCCCAGGCCTTGCCAATCTCTTTCCCAGAGAGGAGATCCTCGATGCGGTCTATTTGAAGTCCCCCGGTGTGGTCAATCCGGATGGGCGGATCCCGCAGGTTGAGACCCTGTGGGAAGGAGAGATCCTCCACCTCCCCGCGTTCTTCGATCATGTCTACGCCCTGAATCAGGTTGTTGATGTGGATTTTTACATTCCGGGATGCCCGCCCCCTTCGGAGCTCATCCGGAACGGGGTCCGGGCCGTCCTGACAGATGATCTGCCGCCAAAGGGGTCCACCCTCGCCCCGCGTAAAGCCCTCTGTGAAACCTGCCCCAGGAACAAGACCAAGCCGATGCGATTGGAAATCCACGGGCCCATCCGGCGCATCCATGAGGTGGAGGCAGACCCGGAGATCTGCTTCCTGGCAGAGGGGATCCTGTGCATGGGCCCTGCCACCCGGACCGGGTGCGGCGAGACCTGCATCCGCACCAATACCCCCTGTCGGGGCTGCTTCGGACCTGTTCCCGGCGTCGCCGATCCAGGCTCCCGGTTTATCTCATCCCTCGCCGCGCTCCTCAAGGTCGGGACCGCAGGGGATCCCGATACTGTCATGGCCTCCATCGGCGACCCGGTGGGGTATCTCTACCGGTTTACCCACCCCATATCCACCCTGGGGGTGAGACGCTTGAGCAAACCAACAAAGGAGATCCCATGACCCAGAGGATCACTATCAATCCCGTAACAAGGATCGAGGGACACGGAAGGATCGAGATTTTTCTGGACGATCAGGGGGAAGTCCGGGACGCCTTCTGGCAGGTTGTTGAGCTGAGGGGCTTCGAGAGGTTTTGCGTGGGAAGGCCTGCGGAAGAGATGACGCGGATCGCCCCCAATATCTGCGGGGTCTGCCCCTCGGCCCATCACATGGCTGCGACAAAGGCACTGGACGCCCTCTACAGCGTCGAGCCCACTCCCACCGCAAGGCTCCTGCGTGAACTGGAATTCAATGCATTTTTTATTGAAGACCATTTCATCCATTTCTTCTTCCTCGCCGCCCCTGACTTCATCCTGGGACCGGACGCCGACCCATCGGAGCGAAACATCCTCGGGGTGATCGGGAAGGTGGGAAAAGAGATCGGATTGAAGGTCATTGACATCCGGAAGCGGAACCGCGACATCATCCGGCTCCTCTTCGGCAAGGCCCCCCATCCTGAGGGCGGGCTCCCCGGGGGCGTGCCGCGGGGGATTGCCGAGGAGGATCGAAAAGGCCTCATCGCCACGGCCGATGACTCGGTGGCCTTGGCCCTTTTTGCCCTCGATCTGTTCAAAAAGGAGGTCCTTGGGCAAAAGGCCTTGAAGGACCTCATCCTCAGCGAGGCCTATGCCCTCAAGGCCTATTCCATGGCCCTTGTGGATGGAAACGATTGCGTGACCTTCTACGACGGGACCGTCAAGGTCGTCGCGCCCGATGGAAAGGAGTTTGTGCGGTTTCATCCTAGGGACTATCTGGCGCATATCGCGGAATGGGTGGAGCCGTGGACCACGGTCAAGTTCTGCTTTCTGAG
This Deltaproteobacteria bacterium DNA region includes the following protein-coding sequences:
- a CDS encoding oxidoreductase, which codes for MGEKPKVAICWLGACGGCDEAIVDLNEGLLDVAEAVSIELWPVAMDFKYDHLAAFGKDDIAVGLVSGHVRNSEHEEVAHLLRDRCRIVIALGTCACFGGTPGLANLFPREEILDAVYLKSPGVVNPDGRIPQVETLWEGEILHLPAFFDHVYALNQVVDVDFYIPGCPPPSELIRNGVRAVLTDDLPPKGSTLAPRKALCETCPRNKTKPMRLEIHGPIRRIHEVEADPEICFLAEGILCMGPATRTGCGETCIRTNTPCRGCFGPVPGVADPGSRFISSLAALLKVGTAGDPDTVMASIGDPVGYLYRFTHPISTLGVRRLSKPTKEIP
- a CDS encoding cyclic nucleotide-binding domain-containing protein is translated as MLHLKKVGIFQGLSVGELAAIGIMCKVVSYGAEEVVIREGEPGDTLYLIFEGDVSVIKGEGLEKCSEIAVMTAGDYFGEMALIDDAPRSATVKTKTKARFMILTKRDFGRIAREHPPHRPQHLQGAEPKDTRPARKAWATGKSVRRRSGDQVPAR
- a CDS encoding phosphate-starvation-inducible PsiE family protein — its product is MKDEEYSSLSEYDKDPYIRLLNNVIRWGVKVLALLMLLIILWAIFDVVWVFVKRLRDPPFLVLKVPDILHLFGAILVVLIAIEIFLNITLYLREDVIHVRLVVATALMAIARKVIVFDYKELSPNYIYASGAVILSLGVTYWLLRKRDTQENLKEGASK
- a CDS encoding CBS domain-containing protein gives rise to the protein MIVRNWMRKPISIAHDATLLEAAKRMKVNGSNWLPVVNGHNLVGTISVNDLKQAIVSEAPSLKIHDMLSVIPEIKVSARMDHNPEKVLEDRTIEEAADILLDKAIGGVSVVDGEGRLKGIIERQDILRVLISLSGLREKGLQVALKLVNRPGSVAEVEEIVRGYGCRILGMMSTFKEVERFRHVYLRLCKCDRTKLSEMTKDLQKLGKLLYVADLGENKTDFYGEYEPPMTERHIG
- a CDS encoding cyclic nucleotide-binding protein, producing the protein MFRLLWKWLNVYEDEAALFLWAAFLLFIIHVGNILFTNTAETAFLKRYGVQYLPVMYMINAAVTFFVMGMLTGAMARMPDSRLLSYMLVGSGGLVGALRFTIPLGHDIIYPVLFLLKSQLEVLLAVVFWNMANDLLTTRQSKRLFPLLTAGGVIGAILGSFATSPLARLVRMDNLLLAYLAISLIGAAVARLMGHLYPTLLVQDPAAVKNGKAASRSNMIQEFKKILPLVKESTLVRVLIALSLMANIVITIINYQFNFAVNASFATEVGMIHFFAVFRGFLNIISLVLLLFVGRLYGRWGLPVALMIHPFNYVIAFLALLFRFDIYSAMYARISTNVLRTTINAPAMAVLMGLFHSSQRAVVRPFLRGTVVRIGTLVGSGLILLLGGVFHPRYLSIIALFCMGIWLAYDVILKQQYPNILLNLISRKLLDLKSLEQKEIVQVFKDKRMQARLRDLFLSSRGKDALWYGALLRNQDIPDVDNVLLTVLKREDDQIRIGLLDLLSDRAGSAAIPIFRELADPGRPYLMVAMAKAARRFPPQVSRDFYNELFNTVQEPEARGYALAGLYDEAPNRYQEIIRSFLYSNMPEERWAGVIAAGESGNEAFADTLRERLGAEADQRTLCALFRALRQLKNARLNSIVSPYLSHSSETIRMGALEAFEIQGDEDLRRVIGLMGDPVPEIGARAMEMIQASAYQNPAVLVKSLNIPSRKVREGLFRVLETLDIKALDVYRFARTQLKKAYSCLLEKEALKALLESPERDLLMDHLIQEGKTRIENVLRVLSIQDTSGRIRVIWRGLSSSDARQRSNGIEALTHVADRALTTILIPVVEDLRLAEKLKAGRKTFAFPEFREKPSLMAHLMAKGDWVTSQLALSLAAKRV
- a CDS encoding Ni/Fe hydrogenase subunit alpha; this translates as MTQRITINPVTRIEGHGRIEIFLDDQGEVRDAFWQVVELRGFERFCVGRPAEEMTRIAPNICGVCPSAHHMAATKALDALYSVEPTPTARLLRELEFNAFFIEDHFIHFFFLAAPDFILGPDADPSERNILGVIGKVGKEIGLKVIDIRKRNRDIIRLLFGKAPHPEGGLPGGVPRGIAEEDRKGLIATADDSVALALFALDLFKKEVLGQKALKDLILSEAYALKAYSMALVDGNDCVTFYDGTVKVVAPDGKEFVRFHPRDYLAHIAEWVEPWTTVKFCFLRQLGWKGLVEGEETSLYRVAPLARLNVAGGMATPLAQKEYEFFFDTLGGRPAPHTLAMHWARLICALQAAERNRDIVRDPLLTSRDLRNMDLKLVRTGVGCVEAPRGTLFHHYETDERGILTRVNLIVATQNNAGPICLSVKKAAKAFVRGPEVKEGFLNRVEMAFRAYDPCLACATHSLPGRIPFVVNLRDPSGEIIRTLGRE
- a CDS encoding FAD-dependent oxidoreductase, which gives rise to MWNTVSKGASAVEPAVKQYLPPCQEQCPINEDIQRTNVLISLLPKDPAKAAPGILQIGDYLYEKNPFFAVCGYVCGLCELECNYHAKGGAIKRRLLKRFISDTYIPYLETRDEWSLIKHKENVAIVGGGPAGLMAGYELSRRGYRVTIFEASDRLGGALWLIPRYRLPERVLMSTLEGLVRMVGMDVKYNTRIGQGKWTLDRLQNEGFKAVFIAQGTPTPRTLTFGGEQVEGQDLSGVMYGHTFLYEVSHGNIRPDYFKGKKILVIGGGNVAFDVARTARRLGGETTVVALECEDKTSHNGIPADVEEIRGAWEEGIRIVYSRGVQRIIGEGERMKRIECPKCLRVYDEKGFDPKFDPEDTMVLDGDVLIVTVGQGPDWTALQREGLVDEHGRLAVDPLTLQSRNKDWVFVGGDLLKIGFMVEAMQDGLTAAESIERHLQDRDMTEGRKRLFEVQDIPLRRHYLSEPEVVWIPPEKRMHFQLFERGFTLKEAIEEAHRCLACGPCIACKACVSIGLREFLNPVEVLTDRCCGCGICVSACFYSAIQLKDVEMGRISITDPFKCKSCGMCVSACPSDARELKDDPLEGMLQTTYGRLS
- a CDS encoding universal stress protein, with the translated sequence MTKKQLGKILVGLDGSDRAMAVVKYLGNIPSFKRCELVLLNVFDEVPQAYRELGWEQQYRSRLGEIVAWEIQQKRELEKQMNTAKQLLVDKGFSEKAVTLKIKKREKGIARDILNVSTRGYDAVAVGRRGMGQLKETVLGSVSMKLMEKLHSTPLMLVGKEAAPGKTIVGFDGSENAMRVVRFVAIALRESQFHVKLLHVVRSNEEALEKVVQKEMEQQFEAAKAVFAEYGFPIENVETEILFGEESRSGALVREARSGNYGTIAMGRRGLSKVEEFFIGRVTNKVAYQAKGLTLWIVN
- a CDS encoding hydrogenase iron-sulfur subunit → MGYDPKLVCFSCKFGWGYLMDLNALREEAAFLTPVECSGRLDALHLLKAFKEGADGILILACEEGHCHFQEGNFRTLKMLYLLRDVLQAHGIEKERVRIEFSLDPEGRKIRERIARMKESLSALGPVNRTLL